In one window of Candidatus Lernaella stagnicola DNA:
- a CDS encoding DUF3604 domain-containing protein codes for MKNKAWPLIWLILAATIFACSPPPQPGGVAFISATGPVEAGAPTQWEVIYRAPEQMPAGAQVRILFPHPYYSNRPPNVLPQIRNPKEDGYCALYVDGKPTPLNVAETALYPRHLIANARSGGWDKGAELRFLLGEGKTFRFPHAASKNFAPFVLVDLRGDGDLQKAPAKGVVDIGPGPATTMRLTAPAWMAVGEPFGVTLTHFDRFGNPTARVTGPPPKLEIAGGETAAGRDFPPVNDAGFRRIDNVTLDRPGVYRFVAAFASEPNDKVVSNPLRVEENPARRLLFGDPHGHSTISDGAQSADTFYETARGAAALDFAALTDHEWQIDPGEWADMQIHCRKFATPRFTALLAWEYSLGGHGIVYYPTCDATPPIGEGGTRELWRVALGRGRAASWQRLGSGFRLDFGFKPALWETLRTTDAFFVPHTSATTDMGDEADQDDGERIPLYEVYSGHGSNFSAADPDRVPNFASSGSIVRLLNNGRRFGLIAGSDSHDTRPGIATWGRAPPGLTAVWAATRGRTDLIEAMRQRHTYATTGHRSIIEFTANGEPMGSRLITAAPVHLGWNIIGDGKLKHLEIWRNGVVWRTTELKDVLDATGETVDSDHLGPCWYLLVVHLTDGGRAWTSPVYVDDPRTLQLDKFAATDVGGVNEIVIHGKAGTGTRKLTLLRQHGDDGMPGHVGYEPVGEFDLDAGQVNYREPFSIAPGLTTYYLIEERNEKGVFRHGPVALVRYPGAEFVGGNFRFFAWRRGSAANVYIRDLDGRIVRTLHLPLGQKGLIPITWDGKDESGHAVRSLAFFQVHEGDRRTRWRALVRPPEEEGVL; via the coding sequence TTGAAAAATAAAGCCTGGCCGCTGATCTGGTTGATTCTCGCGGCGACGATATTTGCATGCAGCCCGCCGCCGCAGCCGGGCGGTGTCGCATTCATCTCCGCCACGGGACCGGTGGAGGCCGGGGCGCCGACTCAGTGGGAGGTCATCTATCGCGCTCCCGAGCAGATGCCCGCCGGCGCGCAGGTACGTATCTTGTTTCCGCACCCCTATTACAGCAATCGACCGCCGAATGTGTTGCCGCAGATACGGAATCCGAAAGAAGACGGATATTGCGCGCTGTACGTCGACGGCAAACCGACCCCGCTGAACGTGGCGGAAACCGCGCTCTATCCCCGCCATTTGATCGCCAACGCGCGGTCCGGCGGTTGGGACAAGGGCGCCGAATTGCGCTTCTTACTCGGCGAAGGAAAGACGTTTCGTTTTCCGCACGCGGCCTCGAAGAATTTTGCTCCCTTCGTGCTGGTCGATCTCCGGGGCGACGGCGATTTGCAGAAGGCCCCGGCCAAAGGCGTGGTGGACATCGGGCCCGGCCCGGCGACGACGATGCGGCTTACCGCGCCCGCCTGGATGGCGGTCGGCGAACCGTTTGGCGTGACGCTCACGCACTTCGACCGTTTCGGCAACCCGACCGCGCGTGTGACCGGTCCGCCGCCGAAACTGGAGATTGCCGGCGGCGAGACGGCGGCCGGGCGTGATTTTCCGCCTGTTAACGACGCCGGTTTTCGGCGTATCGATAACGTGACGCTCGACCGACCGGGCGTGTACCGCTTCGTTGCCGCGTTCGCCTCCGAACCGAACGACAAGGTGGTTTCCAACCCGTTGCGGGTGGAGGAGAATCCGGCCCGGAGGTTGCTGTTCGGTGACCCGCACGGCCACTCGACGATCAGCGACGGCGCGCAGTCGGCCGATACTTTCTACGAGACGGCGCGGGGCGCGGCCGCGTTGGATTTCGCCGCGCTGACCGATCACGAGTGGCAAATCGACCCCGGGGAGTGGGCCGACATGCAGATCCATTGCCGCAAATTCGCGACGCCAAGGTTCACCGCGCTACTGGCGTGGGAATACAGCCTGGGCGGGCACGGCATCGTCTACTACCCCACCTGCGACGCCACGCCGCCGATCGGCGAGGGCGGCACCCGCGAATTATGGCGCGTGGCGCTGGGGCGGGGACGGGCGGCGAGCTGGCAGCGCCTGGGCTCCGGTTTTCGTCTGGATTTCGGATTCAAGCCCGCGCTATGGGAAACCCTGCGCACAACCGACGCCTTTTTCGTGCCGCATACTTCGGCGACCACCGACATGGGTGACGAAGCCGATCAGGATGACGGCGAGCGCATTCCGCTTTACGAAGTGTACAGCGGCCATGGATCGAATTTTTCCGCCGCCGACCCCGATCGGGTACCGAATTTCGCGTCATCCGGAAGCATTGTGCGACTGCTGAACAACGGACGGCGCTTCGGGCTTATTGCCGGCAGTGACTCGCACGACACGCGCCCGGGAATTGCCACTTGGGGGCGTGCGCCACCGGGGCTGACCGCGGTGTGGGCGGCCACGCGCGGCCGCACGGATCTCATCGAAGCCATGCGTCAGCGCCACACGTATGCGACCACGGGTCACCGCAGCATCATCGAATTCACAGCCAACGGCGAACCGATGGGATCGCGCCTGATCACCGCCGCACCGGTGCATTTAGGCTGGAATATCATCGGCGACGGCAAACTCAAGCATCTTGAGATTTGGCGAAACGGCGTGGTGTGGCGAACGACGGAGTTGAAAGATGTGCTCGACGCGACGGGGGAGACCGTCGACTCGGATCACCTCGGACCATGTTGGTATTTGCTCGTTGTTCACTTGACCGACGGCGGCCGGGCTTGGACGAGCCCGGTCTATGTGGACGATCCCCGCACGCTGCAACTGGACAAATTCGCAGCCACCGACGTCGGGGGCGTAAACGAGATCGTTATTCACGGCAAAGCCGGCACCGGCACACGGAAGTTGACGCTGTTGCGACAGCACGGAGACGACGGTATGCCGGGGCACGTCGGCTACGAGCCGGTCGGCGAGTTCGATTTGGACGCCGGCCAAGTCAACTACCGCGAACCCTTTTCGATCGCCCCCGGTCTCACCACGTACTACTTGATCGAAGAACGCAACGAGAAAGGCGTATTTCGCCACGGACCGGTCGCGTTGGTGCGCTACCCGGGCGCGGAATTCGTCGGCGGAAACTTCCGCTTTTTCGCGTGGCGGCGTGGCAGCGCGGCGAACGTATACATCAGGGATCTGGACGGGCGCATCGTCCGTACTCTACACTTGCCGCTCGGACAAAAAGGATTGATTCCCATCACCTGGGACGGCAAGGACGAATCGGGCCACGCGGTCCGCTCCCTCGCCTTTTTCCAGGTTCACGAGGGCGATCGTCGCACCCGTTGGCGCGCGTTGGTTCGCCCCCCCGAAGAAGAAGGAGTGCTATGA